The Paramisgurnus dabryanus chromosome 1, PD_genome_1.1, whole genome shotgun sequence genome includes a window with the following:
- the klhl42 gene encoding kelch-like protein 42, with translation MTCYYHPMLRRPEFRMLPAHVRDQIRDMRMKGMATLVAIGDFTDTCLDLANQDEPWSMLRYDELDQRWKPLANNLPPDMINVRGYGSAVLDNYLFIVGGYRMASQEISVAHCYNPCKNEWNHVASLNQKRSNFKLLAVSGKLYAVGGHCLGTVECYSPEQDWWTCVSSLPDPLAEFSACECQGMIYVMGGYTARDRNTSILRYCPASDTWSIFQSCSVHVRKQQMLSVEDTIYLVGGYTHDLEPGEAGGRRTNQTEDVLTVQTYNVQTGEWLYLKENTSKSGMNLTCTLHNDGIYIMSRDISLPTSLEHRVFLKYNIFLDAWEAFRRFPALGQNMLLCSLYLPSVL, from the exons ATGACTTGCTATTATCATCCGATGCTGCGCAGGCCGGAGTTTCGGATGTTGCCTGCGCATGTTCGGGATCAAATCAGGGATATGCGCATGAAAGGCATGGCCACTTTAGTTGCAATTGGAGATTTCACAGACACTTGTCTGGATCTGGCAAATCAGGATGAACCGTGGAGTATGTTGAGGTATGATGAACTAGATCAACGTTGGAAACCTCTGGCCAATAATCTTCCTCCGGACATGATCAATGTTAGAGGTTATGGGTCTGCTGTGCTGGATAACTACTTGTTTATTGTTGGTGGGTACAGAATGGCAAGTCAAGAGATCTCAGTTGCCCACTGCTACAACCCTTGCAAAAATGAGTGGAATCACGTGGCATCCCTAAACCAGAAAAG ATCCAACTTCAAGCTTCTGGCAGTCAGCGGCAAACTATATGCAGTTGGCGGTCATTGTCTGGGTACGGTGGAGTGCTACAGTCCCGAGCAGGACTGGTGGACATGCGTGTCGTCTTTGCCAGATCCCCTGGCTGAGTTTTCTGCTTGTGAGTGTCAAGGCATGATCTACGTCATGGGCGGTTACACCGCTAGAG ATAGAAACACCAGCATTCTTCGCTACTGCCCCGCCTCAGACACATGGTCCATCTTTCAATCTTGCTCCGTTCATGTGCGCAAGCAGCAGATGCTCTCAGTGGAAGACACCATCTACCTAGTGGGTGGATACACGCATGATCTAGAACCGGGAGAAGCTGGCGGACGGAGGACCAATCAGACGGAGGACGTGTTGACGGTACAGACCTACAACGTGCAGACGGGCGAATGGTTGTATCTGAAGGAGAACACATCCAAGTCGGGCATGAATCTCACCTGCACGCTGCACAATGACGGTATCTACATCATGAGCAGAGACATCAGCTTGCCCACCAGCCTGGAGCATCGTGTGTTTCTCaaatataacatatttttaGATGCTTGGGAGGCTTTTAGACGTTTCCCCGCCCTGGGACAAAACATGTTGCTTTGTTCTCTTTACCTGCCCAGTGTCCTATGA